The stretch of DNA AACGTCTCGGGCTTTTCACACTGGTCTAAAACTTCAATTCGAGCAGCCGCATCAAAGTAAAATTCGTAACCTCGCGGATCTATTGCATCGATCAGTCTGGACAAAACTTTATGAAAGAACGGGGCAATCACTAGCGCAACATATGCGTCTGTGAAGTGAACCGATCCGTGTTCAGACTTATTTCTTTCTTTCCTCATTGCTTCGATCACATCGAAGTTTTCTTTCAAGAACTCAAACTTCGGATTCGCAGCCTCTAAAACGTATAGCAATTTTGGCAATTCGCTGGCTGGCTTAGTCGAAATGTCATCGAAACTCTTTTTTTCTCCCCAGCCCCCCGACAAATCAGCCGTGTTTGCCAACAAAAGATATGGACTGTGAGTAGCGATCTGAGATTTTAGTAACAACTCAAAACAGTGGAAAAATTCCCTCAGGGAAGCTTCCTTGTGCTCCGTGAGGTCGTCAGACGTCAAAAGTGCTAGTGCCAATTTTCCAGATTTTATTCCTTTAGTAAAAAAAGCCTTACTAAATTCTTTTCCCTCCATACTCACCTCGCAATAAACATTAAGATGTTTTCTTCTAAAAAAGTAAAGTGCTTTGAGGGGATCTAGTCTAAAGCTCAGAGTTCAGGAGTTTTTTAATTTAAACGGATTATCCGCAATCTTTTTTACGTCTACTTCAAGCATGCAGTCGCGAAGGAACTGCACTTTGGATATAAGGCGGAGGATCTTCAAATTCGTATTGCCATATTGTTCGAGGCGACAAAGCCACTCCTCACCGAAGTCCAAATACACTGGAACTGTTGCCTCGATCCAGGTTGTGCGTGGCTTCTTCCATACGTATTGATGTTGACCTCTGTAAGCAAGTTTTAACTCTCGCTCAATGTGATGTGTTCCCTCTACATATACCCAACTGGAAGCATCTGGGTTTTGTGACTTACGATAAAATAATCCCGAGATGGTTCCCTCAAGTCCCCACTCTGCTTTATACCAAACCAGATCTTGAGCAATATCACTGTCATGATGTGGTAGCATGTGTGCCAGCCGAAAGTTATTGCGGAAAGGTTTTGCATCAACTATCCAAACAAGATTTTTATAAAATCTTTCTCTTGCAAGGCGCTCTAGATCAGTAATTTGGGAGTGTTGAACTTCAATATAAATTCCCGAAGGTGTTTTAATATCAGCCCTGTGTATTTCGCCGTCCACTGCATGATGAGTAACTTCGCGGCACTCAGCAGGAAAAAGTTCTTTCCATGCTCTATGCCAGGCAGTCTCATTTTCCCACCACGAATCACATTGAACACGATTTTCATGTGCCCAGTGATGAATAACTTTGGATCCGCACTTGGCACGCACAATTAATCCACATCCGGGACATATTCCCTTTAACCCTTTGGTGGCTTCAGCTCTTGTATTGTCTACCAATGCGTATTGCATCTCGCGAAGGTAATTCAAAAAGTAATTCTTTTTCAGTTCTTAAATGATTTAGCGCCCCGCATTGCTATGTGCGTTTAGGATCTTCATGACGGTCGTTGCATGCCAACGCGAATCCTTATTTTTGGTTGGCGTTTCCCAATTATTTAAAAGCTCAGAGATCCTTTGATAACTGAATCCCTTGTTTCGCAGTCGAAGCATTTTTTCAATCATCAAAAGTTCAGATCTACACGGAACGAGGTTTCCATGTAGGAGTTTTTGTCCGTAGGGTATTTGGGCGGCGCGTAGGTTTCTAGCAACATCTATTTCGCGCAATGCAATCCTATTAAGCTTTAAATGACGTACAATGGTAGATCTGGAGGAAAAACAGATGTCCGCTATTTGCTGGGTAGAAAGCTCTTCAACCAGGTATTTTTCTCGGAGGAAACTTGCATCTTTTTGGCGGGGTTTTGCGAAAAACGTAATACTATCAACAAGATGATACGCGGAGGAAAGCCTGGTTCGAGTATTGTATGCATGGTGAGCCATTTTGTTTTTTATTTGAAAGCCACGTTAATAGCGTGGCTTTTTTGTTTTCTAATCTCCGAACTTAACACCCATGCTTGGCGTGGCGCCGCTTTTTAACCCTTGAGCATTGTCCATCTGTGCTTCGCGCAGACAAGCGGCGTATCCAGAATCTTGTTCTTTATATTGAACGCCTGTTTTGCTTACACAATTCGAAGAAAACTTAACACTTGCTCCGCCAGGTTTCGTTGGGCGATCTAAGTCTTTAAACTGATTCATGTCCATGGTCTCATAGCCTTCTTTGACCGGAACTTTTGTGTTTTTGGTTTCAGTTTGTGCGAACGAAAAAAGTGGAGCAATAAGAATTAATGCGAAAAGAATTTTCATATAACCTCGGGATTGTTTGTTAATTTTAAATCAGCTTTCGCAAAAGCTGTCATCACTATATAAAAAAATCCTGTAAAGCGTGTTTCGTCTCAAAGTAACACAATTGGTCCCCAATTTCGCCTCAAATGCAATATATGCGTTTATGGGGACCTAATCACGGGCACAAGCCTTGTACTATCCGTGCCCGTAGCAAAAGATCAGTACGTGTTTTAGGAGTTTTCATGCGCGCTTTAGTTATTATCGCTTTACTAGCTTTGGGGTCTGCCCTTCCTTTGAAGGCGGCGGCCGATATTAAAAGCTATAAAGAATGGAAAACCGAACGCGTTTTAGGAACTCAAACCCGCATCACTTCTATTAAAAATCAGATCGACACTCGAAAAGCCGTTCGTGCGGCCGTGGTTTCTCAAGATCCCAATTTGCGCGCGGGTCGAGGCACTCTGGAAGCGGCATCTACCGGGGACTACACAGTTGAAAAGTTAGAACGCCAATTAAAAATGGAGCAATACAACCTAGAATTAGCCCAAGATCTGTCCGTGACGGATTATTTCGCGGGTTATTTGACGAAGGTTCAAAATAAGAAAGCCGCCTTTGCGGAAGTCGCGGGCAAATTATCGGCTGAAGAGGTTGCGGAGCTGATGAATGCGTATGCGAATTCTGTGTTCGGTGCTCATGCTTCGGATCTTCCGGCGAGTGCTGTAAATATCGAAAAAGCGTCCGGAAAATAATCCCTTAAATCAGCACCTTAATTCGTCGCGTCTAAAAGAGCAGATTCCCGTCTGCGTCGGCCATACAAAATTTCAAGTCCGTACCTTGACACCCTTCACATAGAGTTCATATTACCTCCTACAGAATAAAAAACCCTAATTGGAGGCATTCTAATATGGCTAAGAACGAAATCGGCGTTCGCCCTCTTCATGACAGAATTTTGGTTCGCAGAATGGCGGAAGAAGAAAAAACCGCTGGCGGACTTTTCATCCCAGACACAGCTAAAGAAAAACCACAACGTGGTGAAATCATCGCGACTGGTAAAGGTCGTATCACTGAAGACGGAAAAATTTTGCCGTTGGAAGTAAAAGTTGGCGATAAAGTTCTTTTCGGACGCTACTCAGGCACGGAATTAAAACTTGAAGGCCAAGAATTCCTAATGATGCGCGAAGAAGACATCCTAGGCGTATTCAACTAATTTTTTGAAATTTAATAACGGAGAAATATAATGAGTAAAGTATTAGTATTCTCAGAAGACGCTCGTGCGAACATCCTTAAAGGTGTTAACACTCTTGCGAATGCAGTAAAAGTAACTCTTGGACCTAAAGGTCGCAACGTAGTTATCGACAAATCTTTCGGTTCACCACTTATCACTAAAGACGGTGTGACTGTTGCTAAAGAAATCGAACTTGAAAACAAATTTGAAAACATGGGCGCGCAGATGGTTAAAGAAGTTGCTTCTAAAACCAATGACGAAGCCGGTGACGGTACAACAACAGCAACTGTTCTTGCGCAAGCGATCTATCGCGAAGGTGCGAAACTAGTTTCTGCAGGTCACAACCCAATGTCTATCAAACGTGGTATCGACAAAGCTGTTGGTATCGTGATTGAAGAGCTTAAAGCGATGTCTAAACCTGTTAAAGGTTCAAACGAAGTTGCTCAAGTTGGTGCGATCTCTGCAAACAACGATAAAGAAATCGGAACTATGCTTGCAGATGCGATGGATAAAGTAGGCCGTGAAGGCGTTATCACTATCGAAGAATCAAAAACTGCTAAAACTGAAGTAACAACTGTTGAAGGTATGCAATTTGACCGTGGTTACCTTTCTCCATACTTCGTAACTAACGCAGAAAGAATGGAAGCGGTTCTTGAAAACGCTTATGTTCTTGTTTACGACAAAAAAATCTCTTCAATGAAAGACATGATTTCTATTCTTGAAGGCGTTGCAAAACAAGGTCGTCAATTGTTGATCATCGCAGAAGACGTTGAAGGTGAAGCATTGGCTACTTTGGTAGTTAATAAACTTCGCGGAACTCTTCACATTGCTGCGGTTAAGGCTCCAGGCTTTGGTGATCGTCGTAAAGCTATGCTTGAAGATATCGCTATCTTGACTGGCGCGAAGGTGATCTCTGAAGATATCGGCCGCAAACTAGAGCAAGCTACTGTTGCTGACCTAGGTGTTGCAAAACGCATCGTTGTCGATAAAGACAACACAACTGTGATCGATGGCGCTGGTAAAAAAGCAGACATCCAAGGTCGCGTTGCTGCTATCAAAGCACAAATCGAAGAAACTTCTTCTGACTACGATAAAGAAAAATTGAAAGAGCGTTTAGCGAAATTGGCTGGCGGCGTAGCTGTTATCCACGTTGGTGCTCCTTCTGAAGTCGAAATGAAAGAGAAAAAACACCGTGTAGAAGACGCTTTGAACGCGACTCGCGCGGCGGTTGAAGAAGGTATCGTCGCTGGTGGTGGTACTGCTTTGCTTCGCGCTTCTGCAAAAATCGACAAATCTAAATTCTCTGAAGAAGAGCAATTTGGTGCGGTTATCATCAAACGTGCTTGTGAAGAGCCAATCCGTCAAATCGCGGCGAATGCGGGTCTTGATGGCGCGATCGTTTTAGATCGTATCCTTCAAAACAAATCAAACACTTGGGGTTTCAACGCATACTCTGATGAATACACAGATCTAATTAAAGATGGTGTTATCGATCCAGTTAAAGTTGTTCGTTGTGCATTGACGAACGCAGCGTCTGTATCTTCATTGATGCTTACTACTGAAACTATGATTGCTGAAGCTCCGAAAAAAGATGCTCCAGCAGCTATGCCTGGTGGCGATCACCACGGCATGGGTGGTATGGGCGGCATGATGTAGTCGGCCGTGAGGCCGCAGAGCGCAGGCGCCTTCGGGCGCCGGACTGAAGCAGCTTCTTGAAAACCCCTGTTTTTACAGGGGTTTTTTTGTGTCCATCGAAGCATCTCGGGAATTGTGTCGGAAGCGGTTAAAGAATACATCGCCAAGGCTCAGGTTCGTCCTGCATTTCGTTCTGCCATGGATGAAGTTCTTGATGACCATGCTGAATTATTGCAGCGGTTGGCGAAGTGAAGGTCACTCTTTATCCCACACTCAGTGAAGTTTTAGAGCTTCATCGCATTCTTATTGAACGCTTTGGGGGCTCTAGTGGTATTCGTGATCTGGGGTTGCTACAAAGTGCATTGATGCGCCCGCAGACGGGTTATTATTCTACATTATCGCTTGAGGCGGCGGCCTTGTTACAAAGCCTTTGTCAGAGCCCCGCATTCCTTGATGGGAATAAGCGCGTGGCCTTTGCGGTCACGGCGATTTTTTTGCGCATGAATGGATATCGTCTTAAGGTTGATGCGGATAATGGTGAAAGGTTTCTAATCGATCAAGTCATTGGCAAAAAAGCGGCGATTGAAGAGATTGCCGCTTGGCTTGAAAAATATATGCGTGCGGTGAAATAGACGGCCCTGCAAATTTAAAACAGATATTGAACCCCACCCATGATGGTCATGAGCTTATGGGTCACGGTTGAAGCCGATTCCGTGCGTGAGCCGGTACCGTTGAAATCAGAACTATAGCTTTCCACCAAGATTTCCCCACGAATCTTAAATCGTGGCTGCATTCGGTAATCACCAAAGAAACTAAATGAATTAATTTTATTCGATGAAGACGAACCGCTGGTTTTGTTTTCACTCATTGAGGTACTTAAGTAAAAATCAAGTTTGGCGCCAATTTCAAAAGGAACTTCTTCGGATATTGGGAACTGCCCGCCTAAACCCAACGCCATGCCACTGTATTTCATCGAAGTGTAAGCCGTGGGGGTGCTGTCATCGGCGGTAAAATTGGTATTGATATATCCCAAAGACACTTGCAGCTTGGGCCCAAAGAAGTCGTTAGTTAGCAGGAAATTATAGCCCGCATTTACCGCGTATTGCCCCATGGCGACGTTTAACTTGCTTGGGGAAGAACCTGCCAAGGTATTTTCAATCGCGATCACAGCTTGGCGTAATTGAGCACCGACGTACCATTCAGGATTTAACCAGAACTCACCGCGCGCCATAATGTTTGGCGCCATGTTGTCGCTGCCCGAAATGGATCCCGATGAAAGCAATGTCGCATTTTGTGTGTATTGAGTGATCCCCGCTAACAATTCAATCTTGCCGTATTGTGGGGGCATTGTTGGCAACCACTCTTGAGGATTTTCCCCAAAGGCCACATCCTTATCCGGCCGTGTGGTGACGTCTTGTAAGATCTTTCCTGAAGGGGTGACCACAGGAATGGCGTATTTCACAAATTCATCCGGCATCACTTTGGCGCCGACAGAAATAACGCCGGGTTCTTTTTCCATTTCGATATTACCAAAGCTTAAATACGGTTCGACTTTAAAAAGTCTTACGCGCCCTAGGACTTCTTTTTCGGTACTAACCATGAAATGCAATTTCGGATGGCGATTTACTTTTATAATTTGCACAACCGAAACGCTGCTTTCATTTTTTAGCCCGTAATTGCTGCCCAGATTTAAAGTCACCTGTTGGCCACGTCGGCTCATGATCACACCACGGAAAGGCATGCGGGACTTGATATTTTCAAACATGCGACGGGCTTCCGCACGGATTTGGACGGTTTCAAAATTTTTTAAATCGGTTGCTGATTCTTGTAATAAAGGCCAGCCATCGCGACCCACAAATAAGGTCATGGTGATCGAAATACCACGCGGTCCGCGAATGATACGTGTGGCAAGAGCGGCCTCACTTTGCGTGTTTTGCAAAACAGATTTTACATCTTGGGGACGCTCATCTAAAAATTCCGTTTTGATATTAAGATCTTTTGGATAGGCCGCTAAAGACCATTGCTTGTCATCGTTCAGCGCATTTTGCAGCTCTTCATCCACCGGACGAGCGTAAATTCCGCCGACGTTGTCAGAGGTCGGGACTAAGACGATCGACTTAATTGCTAGGTCTTGATCGATAGCACTTATGTAAGCATTCTGGGCATTCGTCTGGGCGTGAGCCATAGAAAAAATGAAAGACGAGGCAAGGACAACGCTGACAAAAGTGTGCAGAATTATTTTCATAGATTTATTGTGCATGCTCTCTGAAAACTCGTCAATTTGACGTCAAGTAATTCGGACCGAGAGCCGAAATATTTCTTATGAAAATCGGCAAAATTTTATTCGTGATGATGATTGTTTCTTCCACCTCTTACGCCCAAGTAGGTCTAGAAGGTTTTTCTTCAGGACGCTATGAAGTTCGTAAGACAAAACCGACGCATCGTAAGCCGACATCAGAAGGCCCCGCCGAGACAAAAACGGAAACGACGACTTCAACGGCCGTCGCTCCTGGTGCGGCAGCCACGACAACAATGACTACGACGGTTGCAACACCAACACCCGTGACCGAGGCATCGCCGACGCCGACGGTGGTGGCGACTACAAGTGCTGCGGTGGAAGCTCAAGAGCCTAGTATTTCTGAACAAGCCGAGAGCTTGTTTTCTAGCAAAGCTGAAAAGGTCTATGACTTTTATCGAGTCCAGGTTCATCCGGATGACGTGCGTAACAATAAAGTCGAATTAGAAGTGATGCCGGTGATCGGTTATACGGATTCACAATCAAATTATTCTTATCGGGATTATCAAAGCCTATTTGAGGCATTAAAGATTAAGACCAACGTATGGTTTACGCCGTTAATCGGTGTGAGCGGTCAACTGATGTTCTCATTTGCGGCGGACATGGATTCTGTTTCGGGATCTTCTAGAGTGCCGACGAAATATGAATACTTAGATTTGGGCATTAACTTCCGCCGATTCTTTGGGGTGTCTCGTCTTTCAAACTCAATGGAATTTGCTGTTCTTTATAGCGACAGCAAGGTGAATGTTGAAAGCGACAACACCTCTCGGCCGCGTCTTAAAACAAGCGGATTTGGTATGGCTCTTAAAGCTCGCGTTCCGACGTCTGAAAGTTATGCTTGGACATTTGGGGGATCTTTTTATCCGCGCCTGCAACACTCTGAATCTGAAACGGGCGTGGATATTAAATCAGGAACTTCTGACGAAAACATTCGTTTGGGTGTGGATTTAGGCGGTGAATTTAAGTTTACTCGCGAAAGCCAACTCATTTGGAATTTGGGTCTTAGCACAGAAAAAAACACCTTTGATGGTGCGGCCTCGTTGCCAGATCCACATACTTCGGCAACACCTGATAATGTCAGCGTTACGAATTCGTTAATTATGTTTTCCCTGGGCTATCGTTGGGGCCATTAGAAAACAACTCATCAAAGTCATTTGAAGGTCCTATAATGAAACGGTATGAAATATCGTTTCTTGGTTGTCGATGACGCCGGCTTTTTAAGAGAGATCATAAAAAATATCCTGGTAGATGCTGGGGGAGTTTGCATTGGTGAAGCTTCTAACGGAGACGAAGCCATCGCACTTGTCCAAGCGACTCTACCCGATCTGGTGATTTTGGATATGGTCATGCCTCATCGCAATGGCATTCAAACGGCGCAAGCGATCAAAGAACTTCATCCCGAAATGAAAATCATCGGCTGTTCGACGATTGACGAAGAGGCGATTATTCAAAAGGCATGTACGTCGGGTTTTGATGCTTACGTGACCAAGCCATTTTCTAAAGAAGATATTGTTCAAAATGTTTTAAAGGTCTTTCCTCATCTAGGAGAATCCATAAATGGAAGAACTTAAGTTCGTTGTGAAGTGTTTCGTTTTCACGATGCTGTTAGTTGTTTTGATGCAGGTGAAAGTGGGCGGATATTCTATTGAAGCACATTCGTTTCACTGGCTTCGCAAATCAACGATCTCGCAATATATTCAAAGTGCGGCGGCTGGCGGGGCTATGGCTTTGCGTAATTTGGGTCGTACCGTGAAAGACGGCGTGGCAAGCACCGTTGATGGGTATCAAGAAGGCGCCCACGAAAAGGCGATCAGGTAAGGGGTCGGGAGAGCAACTCTTTGCACTTCGGCTTCGCCGAAGTAAGGGGGATAAGTTACTCTCCCGTGGGGGGCTTGATCTATTTAGTACCAGTGCGCACGGTAGCGCTGGTGCCTGAGTTCGAACTTGCTATTACCTTTGTATTATCCAAGATGCCAATTGAAGCCTGGTGATTGCACTTGGGCTGCGCAAATGCTCCCGAGGCGATCATCGTCATCGCCAAAGCGATACCAAAATTTACTAATCTCTTCATAACAACTCCTTTGATGAGTTTAAAAATAATAAACCTGTTCAAAGGAAGACTATTGCAGCGGTTGTGCCAGAATTTGTGTCTTGAAATGAGACATTATCTAGAATGAGACATTTATCAGATCAAATAAAAAGGGCCTTGGTGTCCCAAAGCCCTTTTAGGTTAACGATTGTATAAAAAGTGAACGATTTCAAAGTGGGGCCGGGG from Bdellovibrio bacteriovorus encodes:
- a CDS encoding competence protein CoiA, producing MNYLREMQYALVDNTRAEATKGLKGICPGCGLIVRAKCGSKVIHHWAHENRVQCDSWWENETAWHRAWKELFPAECREVTHHAVDGEIHRADIKTPSGIYIEVQHSQITDLERLARERFYKNLVWIVDAKPFRNNFRLAHMLPHHDSDIAQDLVWYKAEWGLEGTISGLFYRKSQNPDASSWVYVEGTHHIERELKLAYRGQHQYVWKKPRTTWIEATVPVYLDFGEEWLCRLEQYGNTNLKILRLISKVQFLRDCMLEVDVKKIADNPFKLKNS
- the groES gene encoding co-chaperone GroES, which gives rise to MAKNEIGVRPLHDRILVRRMAEEEKTAGGLFIPDTAKEKPQRGEIIATGKGRITEDGKILPLEVKVGDKVLFGRYSGTELKLEGQEFLMMREEDILGVFN
- the groL gene encoding chaperonin GroEL (60 kDa chaperone family; promotes refolding of misfolded polypeptides especially under stressful conditions; forms two stacked rings of heptamers to form a barrel-shaped 14mer; ends can be capped by GroES; misfolded proteins enter the barrel where they are refolded when GroES binds), which translates into the protein MSKVLVFSEDARANILKGVNTLANAVKVTLGPKGRNVVIDKSFGSPLITKDGVTVAKEIELENKFENMGAQMVKEVASKTNDEAGDGTTTATVLAQAIYREGAKLVSAGHNPMSIKRGIDKAVGIVIEELKAMSKPVKGSNEVAQVGAISANNDKEIGTMLADAMDKVGREGVITIEESKTAKTEVTTVEGMQFDRGYLSPYFVTNAERMEAVLENAYVLVYDKKISSMKDMISILEGVAKQGRQLLIIAEDVEGEALATLVVNKLRGTLHIAAVKAPGFGDRRKAMLEDIAILTGAKVISEDIGRKLEQATVADLGVAKRIVVDKDNTTVIDGAGKKADIQGRVAAIKAQIEETSSDYDKEKLKERLAKLAGGVAVIHVGAPSEVEMKEKKHRVEDALNATRAAVEEGIVAGGGTALLRASAKIDKSKFSEEEQFGAVIIKRACEEPIRQIAANAGLDGAIVLDRILQNKSNTWGFNAYSDEYTDLIKDGVIDPVKVVRCALTNAASVSSLMLTTETMIAEAPKKDAPAAMPGGDHHGMGGMGGMM
- a CDS encoding type II toxin-antitoxin system death-on-curing family toxin; amino-acid sequence: MKVTLYPTLSEVLELHRILIERFGGSSGIRDLGLLQSALMRPQTGYYSTLSLEAAALLQSLCQSPAFLDGNKRVAFAVTAIFLRMNGYRLKVDADNGERFLIDQVIGKKAAIEEIAAWLEKYMRAVK
- a CDS encoding response regulator; amino-acid sequence: MKYRFLVVDDAGFLREIIKNILVDAGGVCIGEASNGDEAIALVQATLPDLVILDMVMPHRNGIQTAQAIKELHPEMKIIGCSTIDEEAIIQKACTSGFDAYVTKPFSKEDIVQNVLKVFPHLGESINGRT